One Falco peregrinus isolate bFalPer1 chromosome 7, bFalPer1.pri, whole genome shotgun sequence genomic window, TGAACCCAAAGCCGGGAGACAAACCACAGCACCCTGGGTCCCAGCCAGGACCCCAGACCCTGAACCACAGCACCCCACATCCCTGACCTGGTCCCAGGGGCCAGACCCCAGACCCATCACCCCATATCCCTGCCCCAGATCCACATACCCAAACCCTAGCTCCCCAATCCTGACCCCAGCCCCCCATCTCCCTAAGCCAGACtcctgagccctgctgcccttggACCAGGACCCTCTCCCCAGACCAGGACCCTTTCCCCAGACCCCCAGGCCTCCCAGACAAGTGAGgctggcacggcacagcacagtgcagtgTCAGACGGACATTTGTTAGTCATTagggctggagggaaggagggcgGGCGCGGGACCAGCCTTTCTTCTCCAGCACATATCCCAGCGCCTCGCCTTTTGGTGGCCAGCATCCAGCCCAGCCGGGCTCTGCCGTCACCAGTCACCCGTCCCCATCCCGCGTGGGCAGAGGTCATGGGCAAACTGGCGGTCATGGGGATGCTCCGCCGCTGTGGTGGCTTTTGAAGGCTCCCCAGGAAGTTTTGGGagcggggggccggcgggggggagCAGTCCCGGCCATGCTGGCCGCTCGCTGACGCTCGCCGGGAAGAGACGTGCCGGGGCGGATGCGGGAACCGGGGCGGTGAGGCCTGGGTTGGTGCAGGATTGcacccactgccccccacctcGGGGGCTATGAGAGGTGAGTGGGGGgaagccagggagggggggttGGAGCTGTGGGGAGAAGAGTGGGGCTGGTGGCATGGGGGACAGGAGGGGATGGCCATGCTGGAGTGGGGGGGCAGCTGGCACCCTCCAAAGCCCAACGTGTTCCTGTTCCACATGGGCAGCATCTCCCCACGGATGGGGGGGGCTGCGCCGGCCTCGCCATGGCCAGAGACCGCACACACAGGTTGGGGGGGGAGCCTCCAAGGCTTACCCTCGCTCACTCAGAGCCCGTCACTTGTTGACTCCATGGGGCCCTAAAGGAAaatttgcagcagctgaaaagcaaagggcCATGACAGGGGGGACAGAGGGAATcactgccacccccagcccagggggccCCGCCgcctgcagcccctctcctgtcccctgcctgcttctgcctggGGGAAGCCAGGCTGTATAAAGTGGGGGGTGCCGGTGCCACGGTGCCTGTAGCCCCCCTTGTGGCACCCCCAGCTGGAAACCCTCCTGCCAGCGAGGGGAGGTCGGGGAGgccccgggcaggggctggctgagctggcggggggctgcagggggctcTCGGGCACGGCACAGCTCCAGGGGAGCTTTGGGGAGCCAGGGAAGGAGGCACCATCCCCTGCCCCGGGCTCCTTCGGGGCTGGGTACCGGTGCTGAGTGCGTCCCCTGTGCCCGAGCCGTGGGTGGGACCCAGCAGCAACACCCCAACTTGCCCCCACCGGGCTGGGGGTCCAGGCTGGGTGGTGGCCAGGGTGGCATGTGGGTTTTCTTTGCTCCCATGGTTTTTGCGAGAAGGGGCTGGGAATGTACAAAGCCCatcagggctgggagctgggagccagcagcttCTCCCTCACCCCCACTTTTTAGCCAAATTCAAACAAATTTCCTCAAGTTTTGTGGTCTCGGAGTGCAAAGGGCCCAGCTGAGTGCCACagaagcaggcaggggagcagggacaggacCCTGCAGGCTGGTGCCACCAGGCTTTGGCTTGCAGTGATGGCTCCCGTGTGGCTTCCCAGCTTTTTCCCAGGGACGCTGGGTTGTGGCAAGGCTCAGCCGGTGTCCACAGGGACCGCCGAGGCTCAGCCAGTGTCCCCAGGGACCACCGgcatccccagggctgggagcaggagggtgCGGGCAGCTCAAGTCCCTCCTGTGTTGGCTTTCAGAAGACGAGCcggtgggaggagaggaagaggagatgcCAACCTTCAGCTACCGACCGAGTGGTAAGGACATcccctggggtgggcagggggtgcagcAGGGCCTGATCCTTCCCTTTCTGCGCTCAGGTAGGGCACAGACCAGCTGCAGACGGTGCCAGAAGAACCTTTCCCTCCAGGCTGCCGTCAAAGTCCTCTACctcttctccatcctcctcatCGTGGTCGTGACCGTGCTGGCTGCCTTAGGTGAGTGCTGGGCAGGGTTGTGGGGTCTggctcctgcctcccctccttGGGGCAGACCCTCGGGGATACTGGGGCTCCCCCAAAgcacctgcagcacccaggtGTGGAAAGAAGCATCCAGCTCATGCTGACTTGCCCCTGGGATACCCATAGAACCCTGGGTGTGATGCCGCCTCACCGGAGGATGGCTTTACCCCCATGGGGGACCTCAGAAACCACCCCAGAGCCCAGAGCTTGCCACCCCATCACCTCCACAGGCAAGAAACAGCCTCCCAGGCTCAGCGCAGGGATGGCAcgctccctggggctgggccCCTGGAGGTGCTTTGTAGACCTTAGCCAAGCCCTGACCCTGAAAGCCCCTAGGGACACCCACCCCACAGagccagcacccaccagctgcCCAGCCTGGCGCCTCAAGCCCTGGCCACCCTCCTTGCCAGGGAACAAGCTGGGAGGAAAGGTGTGGAGGATGAGCTCACCCTGACACCTGCCCACCTCCCCCTGACCCCCCACCTTTCCTCCACAGTGTTCAAGAAAGTCAACTCCATCTCCAACGACATCAGCTCAGCCCAGACCTATTATGAGAAGAAGATTGTGTCCATCCAGGAGGATCTCCAGGGGCTGGGTGAGTGGCTTGTACCTGGACCTGAAGGTCTTCTCCAGGCTTCAACACCACGTGTCCCTCCAGCTGAGTGGATCTCAGCTGCTcggtgctgccagccaggggcTGAAGCACCTCTACTTTTCAGGTCCAGGGCCAAAACCCACTTATCTCCCAAGATTTTGGGGACAGAGAACTGTACCACTCTGAGGGTGGGGTTGGTGGGGTTGGGCTTTTTGGAGAACTTGCTGCACAGAggtggcaggagcaggatgaGAGTGGGGAGGTGGTGCAGGCTGGTGGCGTCAGGGTTGACCCAGTCATGGGTCTGTGGTGCCCATCTCCAGGGTCTGCAAGGACAGACCATGGTGaggctccttcctcctctctggtTCTCAGCAGGAGGGTCTCCAGGCCCAGTGAGGGACAGGGTAGGGTAACAGACCCCTCTGCCCTTTGTTCAGATGAGAAGACCTCGGGAAACTGCTCCGTCTGTCACGAGACGGGACAGCTGGGCCAGGAGATCACCAAGCTGCAGGGTGAGCTGGAGGAGATCCAGAAGATGCTTTTAGTTCAAGAAATCCTGCTCGACCGGACCTCCCAGACCCATGACCACCTCTCATCCACCAGCAACAAAATCACCAGTGAGGTGGACAACTGCTCCTTGTCCGTCCAGCAGGTCAACGAAAGCTTGGGGCAGTTCCTGGCCCAGCTTGGGGGCTGGCAGGTGGTCACCTCCCAGCTAGACAGCTCTCTCAAGGGCTTGGCCCAGGAGCGCTATGATGTCCGAGCAGCCATGCAGCAGATGAACTTCACCCTGGGGCAAACCTCTGACTGGATCCAGGTCATCCAGAGGAAGACGGATGAGGAGACGCTGACGCTGCAGAAGATTGTCACCGAGTGGCAGAACTACACCCGCCTCTTTGGCGGGCTGCGGGCCACCTCCTCCAAGACCAGCGAGCTGGTGAAGACCATCCAAGGCAGCGTTGGTGCAGCAGCTCGACAGGTCGGCCAGAACTCGGAGAGCATGCACGACCTGGTGCTGCAGGTgatggggctgcagctgcagctggacaACATCTCCTCTTTCCTGGATGACCATGAGGAGAACATGAATGACTTGCGCTACCACAACAGGTACACGCAGAACCGCACGGCTGAACGCTTCGAGACCCTAGAAGGTCGCATGACGTCCCACGAGATCGAGATCAGCACCATCTTTGCCAACATCAACGCCACCGACAGCCACGTCCACAGCATGCTGCGCTACCTGGATGACGTGCGGCTCTCCTGCACCCTGGGCTTCCACACCCATGCTGAGGAGCTCTACTACCTGAACAAGTCCCTCAGCCTGGTCCAGGGCACCACAGACCTGCTGCGGGAGCGTTACAGCCTGCTCAGTGCCCGGCTGGACTTTGACATCCGCAACCTGTCCATGGTCATGGAGGAGATGAAGGTGGTGGATGTCCGGCATGGGGAGATGCTGAAAAACATCACCATCTTACGAGGTGAGGTGCAGCCTGGTGGGCACAGCCTAAGCCCTGCCTGGGGGTGGGTTGGGGCCAGGCTGCTTCGGGGGCTGTTTCTTCTGTGGCTGAGCATGGTGGGATCTGGGCTCTTTGGGAGTGCCCTGCACCCCAGGCAGGTGGTGGAGGACCCAAACCACCATCGCTAAGGCCAAGGCAGTGCTGGGATGTGCACGAAGGCACCCAGACACCTGCCTGTGGTGCAGAAGGATCCTGAGCATGGAGCTGTGTGGACTTGGCTTGCAGAGCTGTCCCTGCGTGGGGAGACAGGGACAGCGGGGAGGTGACCCATGTCCTTCCAGCACGGCTGGCCTGCAGAGGGACTCCTCTTGCTGGAGAGGATATGGCTGCCCCATGGTGAGGGTGCCCAGAGTTCTCCCTGGTGGCTCAGGTGGCCTTGGGACATATCCATCCACCCAGGGGAGCAGTGGGGCTATCCTGGCTCCACCATCAGCTCCATGGAGCCCATGGATGCCCTGGCAGCTTCATGCTCTGCCACGGACCGCCCAGCTTGGAGCCATATCACACCTACATCAGCATCATTACAGGGCTGCCCGAATTAACAAGCCCAGCCGTTTCCTGGACCTGGTTTTAGGGGGAGCCCTGCAGTGGCCCCACACCCATGCACGATGCCGGGTGTCCTTTGGAGCCcacagcaagggctgcagggctggggcatccCGCTCTCTCCCCACTTCAGAGTCCTACCCCCCCGCCCCATGCTTCCTAATcaccccctcctctccccctaGGTGTGCCGGGACTGCCGGGCCCCCGTGGCCTCAAGGGTGACGCGGGCGTCAAGGGCCCACCAGGAAGTGAAGGAGAGAAGGGCGACACGGGCATCATGGGCTCGCCGGGACCCCAGGGCTCCCCTggccccccaggaccccctgGCCCCCAGGGTGAAAGGGGTCCCCTGGGCTTGAAAGGCTTCCCTGGCCTCAAGGGTGCCAAGGGCAGCTTTGGGCAATCTGGCTCTCAGGGACAGGGTGGACCCAAGGGTGACCCTGGCCTCCCGGGGCcggctggggtgccagggccAGTGGGCCCCCCTGGCCCGCGGGGCAAACCAGGACTCCCTGGGACCCCCGGTGCTGTGGGCCAGGCTGGCCCGATGGGGCCCAAGGGGGACCCCGGTTTGCGAGgccccccggggctgccgggccCCCCTGGCCCCCCAGGACAGTAACCCAGCCTGCTGTCAGCCAGGGCACCAGGACAGCGGGGACAGCCACCCCCCCCGGACCTCCAGGGCATCCCCCACAGGGGTGTGAGGCAGAGCCTCACAGGACAGGGGGGCGAGGGGATCCGGTACCCCCCAGTGCGAGGGTCCGGGGCTGGTCCTTGGCTCTCAGGGATGCTGCCGGCTCCAGGCTTGGCCATTCCCAGCCCCAGGGTGGGGGCTCCCCGTGGGACGGGGTGCAGCTGGTTTGTGCCCTTtgacccccaccccagccacctTCATCCCCCCATCCCCGCGCTGTCCCCTCAATGTACTCGCGGCACAATAAAGCTGTATGGGGACAGGCGGCGTCTGCACTGGGGGGAcagggtggggggatggggtgCACCAGGGGAACACCCACAGCcaaactgctgctggtggcagcgAGCAAGTGGTGGGAGAAAGTGTGTTGCAGCCGTGGGTGCATGAGGGAGTGAGCAGGAGTGAGTGCATGCGTGTGCATGTGCATGAATGAGCACGTGTGCATGactgtgcatgcatgcatttgCACAAGTGAGAATGTGCATGAGTTTGCATGTGCACATgattgtgtgcatgtgtgagtgtgcatatgtgtgcgtgaatgtgtgtgcatgtgcacgtGTGCGTGAGTAAGTATGCATGTGCACGGGTAGGCGTATGCCTACACATACAGGCATGCGCACAGAGCGTGCCCATAGATGTGTGGACACGTGTGCATGCAGGCGTGTGCAAATATGCATGTGTGCCATGGGAGACGCAGTCTCTGACAGGGACCCTGCTCACCAACCTCCCCCCTGGCAGAGCCCCTTCCCTGCTTACCACAGccaccctcctccctgcagGGTCCCCCGTGCGGCCCCCATGCCCTTGGCAGTGAGAAATGGGGCTCTCGGCTCCCCCCCAGACCAGAGCCCCCCAGCATCGCCCTGCCCCAGGCTGACCCTGCCGGGGAGTGGGGGAGCAGCCGGGACCCCCACCGCCGCCAGGAAGGTGCGTGTCTGCTCtgctccgtgcctcagtttcccaacCCGGGCTGTCAGGCAGGACAGGCTGCCGGGGTCGAAGGGAGCAGTGTCATCTCCTCTGCCAGCCAAACCTGGGGTCCCCgaggcctggctgcagggggacacCACCggagcaggggtggggggcCCAAGTACTGCACCGGGGCCATGGTGCCAAGAGCATCACGGCACTGGGGATAACAGCCAGGCCAGCCCTGccgtccccatcccctccaTCCACCGGGAGCCCCAGCTCGGGGAGCCccgtgccctgccctgcccggggcacAGGATCCAGCCGGCCGGGTGGTTTATTGCTGTTGGCAAAGGAGTTTCCTGTTTTCATCGCAGGAACAGCCCAAGGCTGGTTATTGACGCGGGCCAACACGGCCCTGGCCCCGGGTTGCAGCTGCCatggctgcagaggcagcagggggtgggggtgggggagcccTCTGAGCAGGGGGCGCTGGGGGGAGCAGAGACCTGTCAACTCGTTACACAGATGGGCCACAGGCTGACAGGGCCAcaggcctgggcagggctgggttcaacttgctggggtgctgggggccagGAGACAGCCCTGAGCTCCCCCAggttgggggaggggggtttAATTGGTGGGGGCACCCCGTCCCAAGCTGGTGACAAGGGATGAGATGCAAACCTGCCCGGTGCTTGGGGAGGACAGGACACGGGCaccctgcaaagctgctggtgctgggggctaTGCCAGTCCATCTGGGGGTCCTGAGCCCTCAGTGAGTCCCTGTGTGATTGTCTCCCGTGCCAGTGGTAAGGACATGGCCACGAGGGCCAGAGGGAAGCGCGCTGTGGGCGTgtggctgggctgtgggtgctggtaaGGGTTTGGGTGCCAGGAGTGGGTGCTGCCTGCGCTGCACCGaccctcagcacccagcccatATGCTGAATCGTAACCAAACTGGCACACAGCAGGGGGGCGGAGCCTCAGCCATGCCCAGCACCAcactgtgcctcagtttcccccaaCTAGGCAGGACCTGGCCATGCTGTAACCCCCACCCTGACCTCCTCACCCCTTCCCAAATGCCTGCGTCTGTGGAAAGCCAGAGCACAtctggccaggcagcagccttAGCATAATACTGTGCCAGTGCCTGTGGATGGGCGTCCACATCCTCCCCCGGCCCTGCAAAAAAATGTGCAAGGGCAGGGTTTTCCCCCTGACACCAGCCAGAGCTGCGCTTTCCGGGCAGTGGCAAGAGTGGGCGATAGGATTTCAGAGCTGGGAGCAAAAGGATTAATAAATAAACGAGGAGtggaggtggggaagggctgggcGGGAAGTGCTGACGGCAGCTGGGACCGCTTGCTGTCGGGAGGGTGATTCTTGGTTGCTGCTGGCCAGTGGCGTGGGGACGCAGGGGAGCATCATGGCTGGGGCTGCACAGCCTCTCACCATCCTTGCCCTTCCCCATGGATTGTCCTGAACAGTGCCATGGAGGGACGGCATGGACCCAGCATCTCCCACCCTGGGCAGCCATGCACAGGGTGCCTGGGGACACAAGGCCCCATGGACACAGATGCACAGAGTGCTTGGGGGGGAGACAGTCCCATGGACATCAACGCACAGAGTGCTTGGGGACACGCAGCCCACATGCACAGGGTGTTTGGGGGACACACAGCCCCACGGACATCCATACACAGGGTGCTTGAGAACACAGAACCCATGCACAGGGTGCCTGGGGACACGCAGCCCACAGGCAGCCATGCAGGAGGTGTCTGGGGACACATGGCCCATAGCAGCCATGTACAGGGGCCATCACTCATCGATAAAGGCCAGAGGACACTGGAGGCACtgggcaggtgctgcagccaAGCACAACAgtttgcagctgcagggctgcagccgcGGGTGGTGCCGATGGCAGCACAGCTCATGACCAGCCTCCAGGTCACCCGCCCCAGCCAACACCCCATCCCATGAAAGGGCCCATTGATAGCGGTGAGGAGGGAGACCCAGCGGTGTCAGGTATGCAGGGTGAGACAGGGtccccccagctcctctccccttGCCCTGCTCCACCAGAGCCGCCCAGACTCCCCGCgtttcccctgcctctgccaggggcagctgggaggagggaaagaaaacgGTCGCTGCACTGTGCCTCAGCGTCCCTACCAGACCCGGGGTGGTttacccacacacacaccccccaccaggCTCTGGGCCAGTCTGCACATCAGGTCCCTAAACAGGTGGGACACCAGGAAGAATTTGGAGTGGCACAAGCTGGAGACACTCCAGGTTCAGGTCAGCCCAAGCAGAGACAGGACATGGGCAGCAAGAGGATGCACAGCCCaccatcctcttcctcccagcAAGGAAATGGGTTGACAAGGGCCTGAACCCCTCCtcactgcccccagccccaaccCCACACCCCCAGGGCCTTGTACTAGGGTagttttcttctcctgcagTAATTCAGTATTCTCTGATGAGGCTGTCAAGACTTCAGTTCGTTAAGGTTCAATTTCCTTTTGCATATTTCCTCCCCAAAAATCACCACCCCTGAACCAGCAGACATCCTTCCTTCACACTGGGGAGATGCAAAGCCAGAGGCGGGGGGGCCTTTTCCCCGACCTCCCGAGGCTGCAGGTGAGTTCGTGGCCTCCAGAGTCACACCCCAAACCCACCTTCCTAGACTTGTCCCGTCCCccctcagcacagctgggctcCGCATGCCTCTGCTGCACTGAGACACCCCGCACACCCTCCCTGCTCTTCACCAAGGCACAAGCGCGCCAGCTGACTCCCACCTCGCAGCACGTTTTATCAGCATGGTATGAATTTAATTATGACATATATACAGGTGCTGCAAGGATCACCGCGGCCGTTTCATACAGATTTATCCAAGAAACCTTACAGAGTGCTCAGGGAAGAGCTCTGGTGTGGACAGGCGCAGCCGCTGTGCAAAACTCAACTCTTCATCACAAACTTCTCTCCTCAGAGGTTTCCAAGGAACAGCCCAGACACTgagcagaatttaaaagaaaatacacctCGAGACTATTCTGACTCTGTGCTAAAGGCACATATCACAGCCTGTGGTCATGCACTTATGCAGGCTGCAACAGCCGAGCTCAGACTTCATCATCTGTAGCTCTGTATTTAATGAGCCACCAGATTTACAGCCAGCAAGGCTGGGGAggtctgcacagcagctg contains:
- the SCARA3 gene encoding scavenger receptor class A member 3 isoform X3, yielding MREDEPVGGEEEEMPTFSYRPSRAQTSCRRCQKNLSLQAAVKVLYLFSILLIVVVTVLAALVFKKVNSISNDISSAQTYYEKKIVSIQEDLQGLDEKTSGNCSVCHETGQLGQEITKLQGELEEIQKMLLVQEILLDRTSQTHDHLSSTSNKITSEVDNCSLSVQQVNESLGQFLAQLGGWQVVTSQLDSSLKGLAQERYDVRAAMQQMNFTLGQTSDWIQVIQRKTDEETLTLQKIVTEWQNYTRLFGGLRATSSKTSELVKTIQGSVGAAARQVGQNSESMHDLVLQVMGLQLQLDNISSFLDDHEENMNDLRYHNRYTQNRTAERFETLEGRMTSHEIEISTIFANINATDSHVHSMLRYLDDVRLSCTLGFHTHAEELYYLNKSLSLVQGTTDLLRERYSLLSARLDFDIRNLSMVMEEMKVVDVRHGEMLKNITILRGVPGLPGPRGLKGDAGVKGPPGSEGEKGDTGIMGSPGPQGSPGPPGPPGPQGERGPLGLKGFPGLKGAKGSFGQSGSQGQGGPKGDPGLPGPAGVPGPVGPPGPRGKPGLPGTPGAVGQAGPMGPKGDPGLRGPPGLPGPPGPPGQ
- the SCARA3 gene encoding scavenger receptor class A member 3 isoform X1; the encoded protein is MREDEPVGGEEEEMPTFSYRPSGKDIPWGGQGVQQGLILPFLRSGRAQTSCRRCQKNLSLQAAVKVLYLFSILLIVVVTVLAALVFKKVNSISNDISSAQTYYEKKIVSIQEDLQGLDEKTSGNCSVCHETGQLGQEITKLQGELEEIQKMLLVQEILLDRTSQTHDHLSSTSNKITSEVDNCSLSVQQVNESLGQFLAQLGGWQVVTSQLDSSLKGLAQERYDVRAAMQQMNFTLGQTSDWIQVIQRKTDEETLTLQKIVTEWQNYTRLFGGLRATSSKTSELVKTIQGSVGAAARQVGQNSESMHDLVLQVMGLQLQLDNISSFLDDHEENMNDLRYHNRYTQNRTAERFETLEGRMTSHEIEISTIFANINATDSHVHSMLRYLDDVRLSCTLGFHTHAEELYYLNKSLSLVQGTTDLLRERYSLLSARLDFDIRNLSMVMEEMKVVDVRHGEMLKNITILRGVPGLPGPRGLKGDAGVKGPPGSEGEKGDTGIMGSPGPQGSPGPPGPPGPQGERGPLGLKGFPGLKGAKGSFGQSGSQGQGGPKGDPGLPGPAGVPGPVGPPGPRGKPGLPGTPGAVGQAGPMGPKGDPGLRGPPGLPGPPGPPGQ
- the SCARA3 gene encoding scavenger receptor class A member 3 isoform X2; this translates as MREDEPVGGEEEEMPTFSYRPSGRAQTSCRRCQKNLSLQAAVKVLYLFSILLIVVVTVLAALVFKKVNSISNDISSAQTYYEKKIVSIQEDLQGLDEKTSGNCSVCHETGQLGQEITKLQGELEEIQKMLLVQEILLDRTSQTHDHLSSTSNKITSEVDNCSLSVQQVNESLGQFLAQLGGWQVVTSQLDSSLKGLAQERYDVRAAMQQMNFTLGQTSDWIQVIQRKTDEETLTLQKIVTEWQNYTRLFGGLRATSSKTSELVKTIQGSVGAAARQVGQNSESMHDLVLQVMGLQLQLDNISSFLDDHEENMNDLRYHNRYTQNRTAERFETLEGRMTSHEIEISTIFANINATDSHVHSMLRYLDDVRLSCTLGFHTHAEELYYLNKSLSLVQGTTDLLRERYSLLSARLDFDIRNLSMVMEEMKVVDVRHGEMLKNITILRGVPGLPGPRGLKGDAGVKGPPGSEGEKGDTGIMGSPGPQGSPGPPGPPGPQGERGPLGLKGFPGLKGAKGSFGQSGSQGQGGPKGDPGLPGPAGVPGPVGPPGPRGKPGLPGTPGAVGQAGPMGPKGDPGLRGPPGLPGPPGPPGQ